The nucleotide window CCAGCATGACAAACCGAAAGCTCACCAGCACCAGGCTCAACAGCAGCGTGTTGCGTCGCCATAGGAACTGAAAGTTTATGAGCGGATTCGGCAGTACAAAATGGCGCACTGCCGCTGCCCCTGCCAGGAACGCTCCAGAGACAAAACACGCCACGATCGTGCCCGAGTGGAACCAGTTCAGTCTCTGCCCCTGGTCAAGCGCAATATAGATCAGCGCTGCTCCGAGACTCGCATAGAGGAATCCACGCCAGTTCACGCGTGGCTTGCCTGGATCTGCCTCCGGTAATGGCTGGTGCGGCATGCCATAGTGCAGCAGTGCGATCATCAGCGGCGTCAGCAATGCGCCATTCCAAAAGATCCACCGCCACGAGAAGTGATCCATGTAGAACGCTTCGAGTGCCGTCGAAGCATCCGTCGTGAACACGATGTCAATCGCATACATCGCAATGCCCAGCAAGATGTAACGCATCGGCAGGCTGCGCAATACAAACGAGAGCGTCAGCGGATAGAACGTTCCTGCCGTCAACCCTGCCAGCACCAGCATGATAAGCACCGGCGTCAGCCCATGGACGAGTGGCAATACCAGCATCAGCACCGTGAACATCACTGCAGCACTCAGCAGCACGCGCCGCGGCCCTAGTAGTCCCCCCAGATAAACCGAGAAGGGCCCGATAAACATCATCGCTGCGTTGAAAGCCGTACCCATCCATGAGGCCTCGTCAAAGCCGAGATGCATTGCCCCACGCAGATCCGCAAGCCCTACACTCAATAGCCGTCCCTGGCAGGTCGAGATCATGGCTCCCAGCAGCACACCCACCACTCCCAACACCGGATGCGTGGTGATAGTCTGCGCGTTACCTTGTCCAGTCTGCGGCTGTGTGCTCACCGTTCCTGCTCCTTGTTAGGATGAACGGTCACCACTGCCGACATCCCCGGTCGTAGCCGCGCAATCTCCGGTTCATCGCCGTCGAGCACCACTTTCACTGGAATCCTCTGCACCACCTTCGTGAAGTTTCCGGTTGCATTGTCTGGAGGCAGCAGCGCGAACTGCGAACCGGAGGCCGGCGAAATCCGAGCTACGTGGCCGTGCAGTTTCACACCTGGAAAACTGTCCACGCGCACATCCACACGATCTCCTTCACGCATGTGTGCCAGCTGCGTTTCAAGAAAGTTTGCCTGTATCCAGGGCTCCTGGTTGACCACATCGATCATCTGCGTCCCCGGAGTCACAAGCTGCCCCACAAACACATGCCGTTCGCTCACAAAACCGTCTTCAGGCGAGGCGATCTTCGTATACCCCAGGTTCACCTGACTGACCGTAATCGCCGACTGCTTCGCTGCGATGTCCGCACGATAGCTGCGGTCTTTCGTATCGAGTGCCAACCGCTGCCGCTCAGCGACCATCACCGCACTCCGTGCGGCAATCTCAGCCGCCTGAGCCTTCGCTAGGTCCGCCTGACTATTGGCCAGTTTTGCCTGCAGTTGCGCAGTCGAAGCTGCCACCTGTTCGATCGTCTGGTGCGTCGCCGCCTGCGAGCTATATAGAGCATCCTGGCGCTTTTGCTCCAGCAGAGCACGCTCGAGTTCCGGCTTTACGGCCTGAATACCTGCCTGGGCCGCCTCGACCGAAGCCTCCGCCTGCTGCACGCCGGCCTTTGCTGCTTCAATCTGCGCATCGGCTACACGCTTCGCATCCTGGTTATCTGCCAGCGCCGCTTCGGATGCGGCCAGTGCGGCCTTTGTCTCTTCGAGTTCCGCACCGTAGTCGCTGTCTTCCAGCTCCATCAGCACCTGCCCCGCCTTCACCGGCTGGTAGTCGCCCACGTTCACCTTGCGCACGGTGCCTGAAATACGCGTGCTCAGCGGCGTTACATCTGCCCGCACATAGGCGTCATCGGTACTCTGCTCGCCGCGTCCACTCTGCCAGAAGAGCCAGCGACCTCGGATGGTGAGCAGCAGTAGCGCAGCCACGGCCAGCACCACCACCGGAATCATCCATGATCGAATTGCAGATTGAATTCCGGATCGTATCTCGGCCTGCTCCGCCATCTCGTCTCGCTCCTTTGCTCTCCCGCTATCTGTCGCTCGCCTGCGTGCTCTCGAAGGCCCGGCATACTGCCTCGCGCAATCTCTCATCGAGTGGTTCCACTACGACGTCGAAGCACCCCAGCTCCAGTGCCTCCGACCATAGCCGGAAGTCTGCCTGCGGCGAATACACCAGAATTGCGCAGTGCGGTTCGCCCGTCGCCAGTTCCCTCCACAACAGCCGCCAGTGCTCGTGCAGCAACGCTGCCGGTGCCAGCAGTACATCGAACGGGCAGCTCTGCCGGTTGATCCGCGCAATCTCGTCTGCGTCACGCAGGAACATCAGGTTTGCGACCACCGGCTCCAGGCAGCGGCTCACCTGCGGCTGCGCTCCTGCCGGAACCAGTGCAACGACTCTCGGCTTTGCCCTGCCCGTCACCACATCCGTCATCGCCCCCGTCACATTTCCAGCTCCGGTTGTCTGGATTTTGCGCTCTATACTGTCGTCTGGCAGCGTGAGCAGAGGTGATCTCACCGTGAGCACGCTCCCTGAAAGATAGGAAGAAGCCAGGTGGAGTCATAGAATGGCTCGGTACGCAGATTACGATCCCCCCGAAGTGCCTCAGAGGTTTCACTCTTGACAGACAACGCCATTCCTCAGGCCGAGATACGGTCGGAGCTCGAGAGAATCCTCGCCAGCCCGCTCTTTTTGCAGTCGGAGCGACTCGCACGCTTTCTTCGCTTCACCATCGAGCAAACACTCCAGGGCGAGCACGCTTCGCTCAAGGAAGCGGTCATCGGAACTCAGGTCTATGACCGCAGACCCACCTATAATCCCAGCCAGGACTCCATCGTTCGCACAGAAGCCCGCCGCCTGCGCACCAAACTCAAGGAGTATTACGAAGGCGAAGGCCGCGATAATCCTGTCTACATCTACTTCCGTCCCGGCTCTTATGTTCCTGTTTTCCGTATGAGACATTCTCTGGAAGGCAACAGCACACCGCGCCATGAAGGCATCTCAATTGCGGTCATACCCTTCGAGCCGCTTTCTGCAAGCTCACTCGCTTCCGCTCTCGCGCTTGGAATCAGCGATGAATTGGTCCATGCCCTCATGCGCACCGAGGGCTGCCGTGTCGTTGCCGCCAGTTCCATCGGGCAACTCGTCGCTCAGGCCGCGGATATCCCCACGCTTGCGCAGCGCCTCGGAGCACAAGTGATCTTCGACGGCACCGTACAGCAGGTCGATTCGCGCATTCGTATCCATGCGCGGTTAGTCGATGCCGAAGGCGCACGCCTCTGGTCGCAGCGATTTGAAGTGAGCGCTGAATCTCCTGACCTCTTTGAAATCCAGGAGCGTGTCGTCTCGGCACTCATGACTCGCACAGGGCCCAGGCTCTCCGCTGTCCGCGCCGGTGCCGGCCTTCCTCCCCCGGAACAGATGCGCTTCTATCCCGATCTGCTCGCTGCCGAAGAACTGCTCGAAGAAGGCACCCTGACAGATCTGCCCCGCGCCCTGCAAGCCTTTCGCCGTTTGGCTGTGCTCACGCCTGACTATCCCCGCGTTCACGCCGGACTCGCCCAGAACCTCGTCTGGCTCGTACAGCGCGGCGCAGTAGACTCTCCTCAATTGGTCCAGGAGGCGCAGCAGGCCGCCGAACAGGCCATCCGGCTCGACCAGGATTTCGCCGACGCCCACTCCGCTCTCGGTTGTGCCCTCACCCTGCAATGGCGCTGGAATGAAGCCGAAACAGCCTTCCGTGCCGCCCTCGATCTTGGACGCACTCATGTCGTCGTGCGCCAGTACGCGGCCTTTCTTACCTTACGAGGCCGGTTCGATGAGGCATGGGATTGCTATCTTGACTGCGAAAAGCTCGATTCTTTTTCGCACCGATTCAAGGCTTCCATCGCACACTTCTTCTTCTTGTCCCGCCGCTATCAGGAAGGTCTCGATTACTTCGCAAGCGTCGATCGCGGCGGCAGCCTCCATCGCCTTCACGATGCGCTCCGCTACGGCACCCTGCCCGCCGAGACCTATGCCTGCCAGGCACTCTCACTCGTACAGCTTGGCCATCGAGAGGAAGCTCTCGCCATGGCTCGTGCCCTCCAGCAGCGCTTTGCCTACCATGCTCTGATGCAGACCGTCGTCGCCGAGATCTTTGCTCTTGCCGGTGAGTCTGCCGCCGCTCATACCCTGCGTGCCAGGATCATTGCTTCCCCCGGCCACCCGCTTCCGATCAGCGGCTTCCGCCTTGCCTCACTCGCTCTCGCTCTTGGCGATCAGGACGAGGCGCTCAACCTGCTCGAGACTGCCGCCAAAAACCGCGAGGCAGAACTGCCTCTGATCGGCATCGATCCTCGTTTCGACTCTTTGCGCCCGCACGAACGTTTCCGCACGCTGGTCACCGATATCGACGGATAAGGCAGATGCTCGCTCCGAAAGCATAGACAGCCCGGAATACGATGCAGGCTCGCCGATTTCTGTCAGCGATAATCCTCCGGATGGACGCTCATGCTATCCGGAGGAAATGAAGACGACAGCGCTCCGAGTACAGTGTTCGGCGTGTCTCCCATGGTCAACTCCAGCACACCGCCCTGCTCAATATCGGCATGGCGAAACCATACCCGGTCGAGCGGCTTCCCGTTCAGTACGATCTTCTGCACATACTTGTTCTGGCGCGATGCACCACGCGCCAGGATGACAAAATCCCTGCCATTCTCAAGATGGATCGTAACCTTGTCAAAGACCGGGCTGACAATGTCATAGACCGGAATGCCCGGCGTCACCGGATAGAAGCCCATCATCGAAAACACGACGAATGCGCTCATTCCACCGCCATCTTCATCACCTGGTATGCCGTGTAATGTATCCGTAAAGAAGGTGTCGAGCAGCATCCGCACGCGGGACTGCGTCTTCCACGGCGCACCGACTCGATCGTAAATATACGGGATCGCGAAGCTGGGCTCGTTGCCCATCGAAAACTGACCGACCATCGATGTAGAGTCAGGAAACTTGGCCTGAAACTCATATTGCGATCGCCCAAGCGGTTCACGGAACAGCTGGTCAAGATGACTCTCGGCCTTTTGCGCGCCACCCATCAGATCGATCAGCCCTGCATAGTCCTGCCCCACATCCCAGGTATAGGTGTACCCGTTATTCTCGTCATAATAATCGCGGCCCCCCATGCCTCCACTGAACTTGGGATCCATCGGCTCAATCCAGTTTCCTGCATCGTCTTTCGGCCACATCATGGCCTTATCTGCCCGGAAGACATTCCTGTAATTACCAGCCCGCTTCAGAAATAACGTCTCATCCTCCGGCTTATGCAGCACACGGGCAAGCTGCGCGATCGACCAGTCGTCGAAGCTGTTTTCAAGTGTCACCGGCACGGGCTGACGTTTCTCAAACGGGTGCACCTGCGGATAGACCTCTTTCTCTCCCGGACGCAGCGCCGGCATATAACCATGCGTGTTATAGAAATCATCGAGCGGTGTCTTCGGCCCCAACCGCCACGGCAGCAGCGTGCTCTCGAGCGAACGTTTCCGTACCCCCTCATACGCAGTGGCAAGATCGAAATTCCTCACTCCCTTGAACCATGCGTCCGCAAACCATGGCGCAGAGTGGTTGCCATTCATGCATGCCACAGGCCCGGTGACATTATTGAATGTCGGCATGATGCCGCCCTGCTCATACATGCGCACGTACGACTGCAGCTTATCCGCCTCCATCGCCGGATGCAGCAGCGTCTGTAGCGGCTCCAGCGCGCGATAGGTATCCCATAACCAGTTGTCTACGTAAAAAGGCCGAGGATCGGTATGCACCTGGTGATCGAAACCACTGTAATAGCGACCATCTTCCGTGATATTGATCATGCGCTCAGAGCTGCGATAAAGCGCCGTATAAAAAACGCGACGCTGCGCCTCCGTGCCGCCCTCTACCGTAATGCGGCCCAGCGTTTCGTTCCAGCGCGCCTTCGCCGCATCGCGAACCTGCTCGAAGCTGCGCGCACCGATCTCATGCTGCAGATTGCGCTTCGCCTGATCGGTGCTGATAAACGACACACCATAACGAAATTCAAGCGTACC belongs to Silvibacterium dinghuense and includes:
- a CDS encoding GH92 family glycosyl hydrolase, with product MHTAFKAMNRAVFVQKYLRASLLCFGLFTAAAYAQVDSVDPTIGNIAILLAPTRPTVYLPNSMVRMYPVREDATADQIQFFPLTIQSHRGAELFGIMPGDGSPVAYDEEITTPYFYSTRFHSLDANAEFTATERCGFFRFNFAHGQARLLLSNRIAGNLSIHNGGVVEGEEQFDGMAAYVYGVFSKPVQASASQSENKQRLLISADTGTLEFRYGVSFISTDQAKRNLQHEIGARSFEQVRDAAKARWNETLGRITVEGGTEAQRRVFYTALYRSSERMINITEDGRYYSGFDHQVHTDPRPFYVDNWLWDTYRALEPLQTLLHPAMEADKLQSYVRMYEQGGIMPTFNNVTGPVACMNGNHSAPWFADAWFKGVRNFDLATAYEGVRKRSLESTLLPWRLGPKTPLDDFYNTHGYMPALRPGEKEVYPQVHPFEKRQPVPVTLENSFDDWSIAQLARVLHKPEDETLFLKRAGNYRNVFRADKAMMWPKDDAGNWIEPMDPKFSGGMGGRDYYDENNGYTYTWDVGQDYAGLIDLMGGAQKAESHLDQLFREPLGRSQYEFQAKFPDSTSMVGQFSMGNEPSFAIPYIYDRVGAPWKTQSRVRMLLDTFFTDTLHGIPGDEDGGGMSAFVVFSMMGFYPVTPGIPVYDIVSPVFDKVTIHLENGRDFVILARGASRQNKYVQKIVLNGKPLDRVWFRHADIEQGGVLELTMGDTPNTVLGALSSSFPPDSMSVHPEDYR
- a CDS encoding HlyD family secretion protein, with the protein product MAEQAEIRSGIQSAIRSWMIPVVVLAVAALLLLTIRGRWLFWQSGRGEQSTDDAYVRADVTPLSTRISGTVRKVNVGDYQPVKAGQVLMELEDSDYGAELEETKAALAASEAALADNQDAKRVADAQIEAAKAGVQQAEASVEAAQAGIQAVKPELERALLEQKRQDALYSSQAATHQTIEQVAASTAQLQAKLANSQADLAKAQAAEIAARSAVMVAERQRLALDTKDRSYRADIAAKQSAITVSQVNLGYTKIASPEDGFVSERHVFVGQLVTPGTQMIDVVNQEPWIQANFLETQLAHMREGDRVDVRVDSFPGVKLHGHVARISPASGSQFALLPPDNATGNFTKVVQRIPVKVVLDGDEPEIARLRPGMSAVVTVHPNKEQER
- a CDS encoding MFS transporter yields the protein MSTQPQTGQGNAQTITTHPVLGVVGVLLGAMISTCQGRLLSVGLADLRGAMHLGFDEASWMGTAFNAAMMFIGPFSVYLGGLLGPRRVLLSAAVMFTVLMLVLPLVHGLTPVLIMLVLAGLTAGTFYPLTLSFVLRSLPMRYILLGIAMYAIDIVFTTDASTALEAFYMDHFSWRWIFWNGALLTPLMIALLHYGMPHQPLPEADPGKPRVNWRGFLYASLGAALIYIALDQGQRLNWFHSGTIVACFVSGAFLAGAAAVRHFVLPNPLINFQFLWRRNTLLLSLVLVSFRFVMLATVVSIPNFLGSIQGYLPLQTGRVLLWVGLPQFLLGLGAMALMRWVDPRLLLGAGFGLVGLACVMNAQLTSVWSGSSFVMTQVVMAVGLPLAFNAMVGSLILELINTGALKRPIDTLTFAGYFQTVRLMGGELGATMMGRFLSVREQFHSNILGLGVNSGSSITVHRLLALRAGILSQSAGTATARAGVLLAAEVKKQALTLAVADSFALIACCCVVCLVAVSAMAKVPVPYRKVIAADAKAA